In one Perca fluviatilis unplaced genomic scaffold, GENO_Pfluv_1.0 PFLUV_unplaced_scaf_6, whole genome shotgun sequence genomic region, the following are encoded:
- the LOC120555275 gene encoding LOW QUALITY PROTEIN: protein PXR1-like (The sequence of the model RefSeq protein was modified relative to this genomic sequence to represent the inferred CDS: deleted 2 bases in 1 codon) yields ERDREERRDRKEERRKRKEERRKRTERKRRKRKRKETEDRKEEREREREDRKEERRKRTERGKKKEDRKKKEEKKKEEQKGKEERGQKRRKERKKKEDRRQERGKK; encoded by the exons gaaagagacagagaggaaagaagagacaggaaagaggaaagaagaaagagg aaagaagaaagaagaaagaggacagagaggaaacgaaggaaaaggaagaggaaagaaacagaggacaggaaagaggaaagagaaagagagagagaggacaggaaagaggaaagaagaaagaggacagaaagaggaaagaagaaagaggacagaaagaagaaagaggaaaagaagaaagaggaacagaaa ggaaaagaagaaagaggacagaaaagaagaaaagagagaaagaagaaagaggacagaagacaagaaagaggaaagaag